The Halomicrobium zhouii region GCCATCGAGCGCAAGGAGGAGATCGGCGTCCTCCGCGCGGTCGGGTACCACCGCCTCGACGTCCTGCGACTGATGCTCGCCGAGGCGATCTTGCTGGGGCTCGGCGGCGCGTTCGTCGGGGTCGTCCTCAGCGTCCTGCTGGGGATGGCCATCAACGCCGAACTGCTGTCGGACCCACTGGCCTTCACCACCGAGGCCCTCCAGTACGCGGTCATGGGCTTCGTCTTCGGGACGCTGGCGAGCTTCCTCAGCGGGCTCTACCCCGCCTGGAAGGCCGCCAACGCCCGCCCAGTCGAGGCGCTCCGGGACTGAACCCCCTTCCCGCTGACGCACCTTCCCCCGCTGACGCTCTCCCACCGACGCCCCGCTGACGCCTCTTCCCTCCGTATACGCCCCCGCTCCGGTACGCGTGGTCGCTGCGGTCTGTTCCGGTCCGATCGCGCCCGCCACGGGCCGTCGCCCATCGTCGAACCGACATCGTAATCCGGGACGTTTCCGAACCTGTCCCCTGACAGGCATGCTCGTCGGACCCGTTCGCGCGTTCTTCGAGGCCGAACGCCAGCGCCCGCGCTGGCGCGGGCTGGCGGTCGTCGCGGCCATCGCCTGCACGCCGCTCGTGGCGAACCTGGTGCTCTCGGCGCGGATGCCCCGGGGCGACCAGCCGGTCGTCGCGCTGGCGACGGGCGCCGGCGTCGTGGAGGCGCCGGCGCTCGCGGTGGCCAGCGTCGTCCTCGGCTTCGCGACGCCTTTCTTCTTCTGGCTGCTGTACACCGGTATCGCCTACGGGATAACCGCCCGCTTCGGCGGCGAGGGGTCCTACACCCGCTACGCCACGCTGTTCGCCTGGGGGCTGGCTCCAGGGCTGGCCGTCCAGCTGTTCTGGTTGAGCGCGCTGGTCGCCAACGCGACCACCAGGGCGCCGCCTGCGGCCCCATCGGGGAACGCCGCGTGGATCGAGGCCGTCCAGTCCGGCCCGGCGATGGCGGCCGTCGACGTGCTCTACCCCGTCGCCGCGGTGGTCGCGTTCGGGCTATGGGTCCTCGCCACTGCGGTCGGCCGCGGCGTTACGACGCGGCAGGCGGCGCTGGCCGTCCTCCCGGCGCTCGCCATCGAGTTGACGACGTACTACCTGTTCGTCCTCGGCTGATCGTGGCGGTTAAGTCGGCACCGTTCGACTGACAGGCCGATGACGGTTCGGCTCCGTTCCCTGTTCGTCCGCCCCGGCGACGCGTTCGCGGAGGTGCCCGACCGCCCGTCGCTCCTGACGCCAGGCCTCGTCGTCTTCGCGCTCGGCGTCGTCGTGGCCGTCCAGTCGGTGCCGCTGATGGCTCTCGCGCTCGGCGACGCCTCCGCTCACTCGCTCCAGTTCGCGACCGGCGACGGACTCCTGGCGGTCCAGAGTGCCGCGCCGTTCAACCTCGCGGTGAACGTCGGTGCCGCGTTCGCGCCGTGGCTCGCCCTGGCCGCGGTCACCCACGCCGGCGCCCGACTGGCCGGCGGGACGGGCACCCCCCGCCAGACGCTGGCCGCCGTCGCCTGGTGTGGGGTCCCCTGGCTGTTCGTCTACGGCGCCAGCGTGGTCATCGCGGCCGCCATCGCCGCGACGACGGACGCCACGCTCGCGGCCGCGCTCGGCGGTCACTCGCTCGCGTTCGTCGAGGGCCGGCCGCCCGCGTACTTCGACGGCAGCGGCGTCCTCGACGTCCGTGCGTGGCTGTTCGTCGCCGGCCTCGCGCTGTCGGCGCGGATCTGGGCCCGGGCCGTCACCTCGGCCCACGGCCCCCGGCTGACCCGCGGTGCGAACGTACTCGCCGCCGTCGTGGTCGCCCTCGCGGTGCTGACGGTACTTCTCTGAGCCGGGCAGGTAGCCAGTGTCGTCCGCTCGCGAGCCCCGTCAGTCGCCGGCTTGCCCGACCGAGCCCTGTACCTCGTCGACCAGTCCGGCGATGGCCCGGCGCTTGAGGACGAGGAAGCCGGCGAAGACGACGAGGAAGCCGACGACGGTCAGCGCCGTTATCTCCTCGTCGAGGACGAGGACGCCGACGACGGTGGCGACGACTGGGACGAGGTAGGCGACCAGCGACGTCTCCAGGGCGCCGCGGACCTCCAGCAACGTGAAGTAGATGAAGAAGGCGATGGCGGTGGCGAACACGCCGAGGTAGGCGACCGCCGCGCCCGCGCTCGGACTCGTCGGGAGCGCGAACGGCTCGCCGAGGGCGAGACTGGTCACGTGCAGGATGATTGCGCCCAGCAGCATCGACCACCCGGAGAGCGCGGCGTTGCCCAGCGTCGGCTTCGCGCGCTGGACGAGGACGCCACCGAGCGCGACGCTCGCGACCTGGAGGAACACGAGGACGCGGCCGACGACGTCGCTCCCGAGCAGGTTCGACGGGTCCGGCCTGACGATGAGACCGACGCCCAGAAAGCCCAGCAGGATGCCGACCGCGCCGGTCGCCGAGACGCGCTCCTCGGGCAGGAGTCCGAGCGCCCAGAGAGAGGTGACGATGGGGACCAGACTCTGCATGATGGCCGCCACGCCGCTGGGGACGGTCTGCTGGCCGACGAAGAGGAAGGCGTTCCCCGCGACGAGGAAGAGGCCGCCGCCCAGGATGGCACCGAGGTTGGCCGCGCCCACCGGTCGCCAGTCCGTCGTCCGGGCGAGGGCGTAGCCGAGCAGGAGGACCGCGGCGACGTCGTAGCGGTAGGCCGCGAACAGCACTGGCTCTAGCGACTCCAGGCCGACGGCTATTGCCAGGAAGGACAGTCCCCAGAGCGTGGCGAGAACAGCGAACAGCCCGACTGTCGTGAACCGTTCGTCCACGGATCAGGTGGCGGGCGGAAGACGGTTATCCCTCTCGATTCGGTCCACAGAAGCGCCGCTCAGTCGACCGTGTGGTGGTACGGCTTCCGGGCGACGGTCTCGCGCAGATCCGCAAGCGAGTCGCGACCGGTCTTGCTGGCGGCGCCCATCAGCGCCATCACTTCCTGCCGAGAGACCGAGACGCCGGCCTCCGTCAGCGCGTCTTCCGGCCGCGAGCGGAGTTCGCGGAGCGTGCCGACGCCGAGCAGGTACGGCACCGACCACGCCGAGACGGTGTTGCCGTGGGCCAGCGGCATCGCCTCCAGGTAGGCCTGGGCGTCGTCGAGGAAGGTCGAGGCGTGGGACGCGGTCCGGTGAACGACGCGGGCGGCGGGTTTCCGGTTGTCCGGGTCGACGATCGCGTCCTGATCGATCCCCTCGTCGGCGAGCCACTCGGCGGGGAGGTAGACGTTGTTCTCCTCGGTGTAGTCGTCGTAGACGTCCTTCGAGACGTTGACCAGTTGCAGGAGGAGGCCGAACTCCTCGGCGGTCTCCCGGAGCGTCCGGGCGCGCTCCCGGGATATCTCCCCGCGCGTGAGCAGGTTCGTGATGAGGGTGCCGACGGTGCCGGCGGCGTAGTAACAGTACTCTTCGAGCTCGGAGCGGTCGTCGATGCGGAGCCCGCCGACGTCGGCGTGGCGGTCGACGAACATGGCCATCCCGTCGACCATCTCCCGGACCGGCGGGATCACGGCGTCGTGGACCGGCTGGGGCTGGTCGGCGAAGGTCGCCCAGATGGTGGGTGACTCGGCGACGACCGCCCAGTCGTCGTTACGCTCCTCGGGCGCTGGCAGCCACTCGTCGACGTCCGACCGGAACTCGGTCATCGTCACGTCGTCGTCCGGGTCGAGCGCGGCGTCGTACGTCCGTAGCAGTCGAACCTGTGCGTCCGGCGGAATGTGCCCGGCGTCCTCGACGGTGTCGGCGACGCGACAGAGGAGATACCCCAGGCAGACGTGCGACGACATCGGCTCTTCCAGGACGTCGACGGTCAGAGCGAACGTGCGCGACACGCCCTGGACCGCGTCGTGACACCACTCGAGATCCGGTTCGACGGGTGATACGGACGTCATCCTCTGGTCACCGTTTGAGTCCCTCGCTACTAATGTAATGTGGTCGGTGACGGGTCTCGGCCGCGACGGACGGGGGCGTACGGACTGCCCGGTCGGTCTCGCCGGAGCGTCGGTCCGCATATCGGTGTGTCATCTCGGTTTCTGGTCTAGTACATGGGCTGGTGACGCTTCCGCGTTCCGGATCGGTCAGCCGGCGCAGGCGGACGGAACGCGGGCCGCTTCGCCGGTTTCCGGTCGCCATCGTCAGTCGTCAGTCGTCTGTCGACACGGCCTCGATGCCGTGGTCGTCGACGTCGACGGCCGGTTCGGTGAGGTCGCCGTCGCGCCAGGTGCCGCGGCGATACCAGGCGTAGGCGATGGCCGCGCCGGCGACGTTGGAGAGGGCGAACGACAGCCAGATGCCGGTCTCGCCGATCTCGCCCGCGGCTACCCACGCGATGGGGAACCTGACGACGCCGAGCATCAGCACCGAGATGGCCGCTGCGGTGAGCGTCTTGCCGGCCCCGCGGAAGCTCCCGGTGTAGGCCCGCGTGATCCCGATGAACCCGAACGTCAGCGCGACGTAGCGCAGGAACTGGGTGGCGACGCCGACCACCGCAGGGTCCGTCGTGAAGACGGCGGCGATGGGGGCAGCGAGGAACCAGACGACGACGCCGGCCGCGGTGAGGATGCCGAACAGCAGCTTCGCGGCCAGCCCCGCCGCCTCCGCGGCCCGATCCGGTTTGTCGGCCCCGATGTTCTGGCCGGTCATCGTCTCGACGCCGCGAGCGACGGCGATAGCCGGCAGGACGATCACCGAGAACACGCGCGTTCCGATGCCGTAGGCCGCGACGACGGTGTCCGGGAACAGGGCGACGATGAACAACAGGAGGTTCATCGACAGCGCCCGACCGGTGCCCTCGACGGAGGCGGGCAGACCGATCCTGACGAGGCGGCGCAGGTACGTCGTGTCGGGCGCCATGTCCCTGAGGTGGATCTCGACGCCGTGTGTCCCGCGGAACATGATGACGAGGCCGACGACGAGGGCGAGCGCGCGCGAGAAGACCGTCGCGTAGGCGGCGCCCTCGATGCCGAGTTCGGGAAACACCCACCAGCCGAAGATGAGGAACGGGTCGAGGACGATGTTCAACACGACGGAGCCGAACATCACGAGCATCGGCGTGATGGTGTCGCCGTAGCCGCGCATCAGCGCGACGAAGACGGCGAACCCGAACATGAACAGCAGTCCCAGCGAGATGACTTCCATGTAACCGGTCGCCATCGGCAGGACGTCCCGCGAGGCACCCATCACCGCGAGGAACGCTTCGACGAGGAAGTAGCCGGTAACCCCGAGGAGAACCGACGCGACGACGGCGAAGGTCATCGTCTGGGAGGCGGCGTACTCGGCCTCGCGTTCCTCGCCCGCACCCGTGTACTGGGCGACCAGCACGCTCCCGGCGACGGAGATGCCCATCCCCAGCGAGATGAGCAGGAACACCATCGGGAACGCGAAGCTGATCGCCGCCAGCGCGTCCGTGCTGTACTGGCCGAGCCAGAACGTGTCCGCGAGGTTGTAGGCGGTCTGGAAGAGGTTCGTGACCACGATGGGCATCGAGAGGAAGAACAGGGGCTTGCCGATGCTCCCGGACGTGAGGTCGAACTCCTCGGGCCCCCTGAACAGGGCTCCGATGCGACTGCGGACTCCCATCAGCGACCGCCCTCCGTCGGTTCGGCGCAGTGACGCGACTCGGAAACCGCGCCAGTCGGCCGGTTCGCGGCCGTCGTTCCGCTATCGGGCGCACGGGAGCCGTCGTCGCGACTCGACGGGGGAGGGCACGTCGCATCCGGCATATCGGCAGGGAGAGTGTCGTCCATGTCGGTCGATGAGAAACTTACTGACTAGTTAGTCAAAAGCCCTTCGGAAGGTGGCAGCGATGGGGTCTGATGGACTGAATGCGCGACCAGAGGGAGTATGACAGAGTCTAGGGGCAGTCGGGGTACCTGACGGGCGGGTCACAACTGTTTTCCCGACGGGGACGAACGTACTACCAATGTCCGACCCGCCGGAACGGTCCGCCTCGGATCCCGACGAGGAGATCATGGGCGCGACCTACCGGGCGCTT contains the following coding sequences:
- a CDS encoding phytoene/squalene synthase family protein produces the protein MTSVSPVEPDLEWCHDAVQGVSRTFALTVDVLEEPMSSHVCLGYLLCRVADTVEDAGHIPPDAQVRLLRTYDAALDPDDDVTMTEFRSDVDEWLPAPEERNDDWAVVAESPTIWATFADQPQPVHDAVIPPVREMVDGMAMFVDRHADVGGLRIDDRSELEEYCYYAAGTVGTLITNLLTRGEISRERARTLRETAEEFGLLLQLVNVSKDVYDDYTEENNVYLPAEWLADEGIDQDAIVDPDNRKPAARVVHRTASHASTFLDDAQAYLEAMPLAHGNTVSAWSVPYLLGVGTLRELRSRPEDALTEAGVSVSRQEVMALMGAASKTGRDSLADLRETVARKPYHHTVD
- a CDS encoding DMT family transporter; this encodes MDERFTTVGLFAVLATLWGLSFLAIAVGLESLEPVLFAAYRYDVAAVLLLGYALARTTDWRPVGAANLGAILGGGLFLVAGNAFLFVGQQTVPSGVAAIMQSLVPIVTSLWALGLLPEERVSATGAVGILLGFLGVGLIVRPDPSNLLGSDVVGRVLVFLQVASVALGGVLVQRAKPTLGNAALSGWSMLLGAIILHVTSLALGEPFALPTSPSAGAAVAYLGVFATAIAFFIYFTLLEVRGALETSLVAYLVPVVATVVGVLVLDEEITALTVVGFLVVFAGFLVLKRRAIAGLVDEVQGSVGQAGD
- a CDS encoding YIP1 family protein; its protein translation is MTVRLRSLFVRPGDAFAEVPDRPSLLTPGLVVFALGVVVAVQSVPLMALALGDASAHSLQFATGDGLLAVQSAAPFNLAVNVGAAFAPWLALAAVTHAGARLAGGTGTPRQTLAAVAWCGVPWLFVYGASVVIAAAIAATTDATLAAALGGHSLAFVEGRPPAYFDGSGVLDVRAWLFVAGLALSARIWARAVTSAHGPRLTRGANVLAAVVVALAVLTVLL
- a CDS encoding MATE family efflux transporter, with product MGVRSRIGALFRGPEEFDLTSGSIGKPLFFLSMPIVVTNLFQTAYNLADTFWLGQYSTDALAAISFAFPMVFLLISLGMGISVAGSVLVAQYTGAGEEREAEYAASQTMTFAVVASVLLGVTGYFLVEAFLAVMGASRDVLPMATGYMEVISLGLLFMFGFAVFVALMRGYGDTITPMLVMFGSVVLNIVLDPFLIFGWWVFPELGIEGAAYATVFSRALALVVGLVIMFRGTHGVEIHLRDMAPDTTYLRRLVRIGLPASVEGTGRALSMNLLLFIVALFPDTVVAAYGIGTRVFSVIVLPAIAVARGVETMTGQNIGADKPDRAAEAAGLAAKLLFGILTAAGVVVWFLAAPIAAVFTTDPAVVGVATQFLRYVALTFGFIGITRAYTGSFRGAGKTLTAAAISVLMLGVVRFPIAWVAAGEIGETGIWLSFALSNVAGAAIAYAWYRRGTWRDGDLTEPAVDVDDHGIEAVSTDD
- a CDS encoding YIP1 family protein, with amino-acid sequence MLVGPVRAFFEAERQRPRWRGLAVVAAIACTPLVANLVLSARMPRGDQPVVALATGAGVVEAPALAVASVVLGFATPFFFWLLYTGIAYGITARFGGEGSYTRYATLFAWGLAPGLAVQLFWLSALVANATTRAPPAAPSGNAAWIEAVQSGPAMAAVDVLYPVAAVVAFGLWVLATAVGRGVTTRQAALAVLPALAIELTTYYLFVLG